The following proteins are co-located in the Pyrobaculum calidifontis JCM 11548 genome:
- a CDS encoding PspA/IM30 family protein, translating to MRLGIAIFLVAALVAAQQIYVPILADVAHGEATKGLDRWVNSTANPDAISDFAKLYVLVSPGLSDPTLDRLNKTKIATFIVGDLSTVDLSQFKVIILGQPQKPLTDAELAALKKWFDEGGKVLWCAADSDYPAQGSEMAQEVCNDVAEYLGAHIRLDYVSVEDSKHNAGAGYRVVGVIDPPPNLAFLGFMAQRVLFHGPGVIAVVLPNGTWVPATSPVVPKYYNNIAVIARTTENGVIVESRTSADGKGRDGKAHKAGDRGVFALMAVEFMPSGSVLILSGETPYGGYEPGVAPVYYGVPLDGPRFFRNLMLWATGNYRELSTFIAQTQATAAMSNQLATLAATTGNLANDVAALKSTANQLNSQVGQLSGQVGQVSSQVSALSSQISQLNQKIDQLTQQLNAAVAEANNAKTVAFIGTALALIFAIIAAVLAVRRGGGRETR from the coding sequence ATGCGGTTGGGAATAGCAATATTCCTGGTGGCGGCGCTCGTAGCCGCCCAGCAAATCTATGTCCCAATTCTGGCCGACGTGGCCCATGGAGAGGCCACCAAGGGGCTCGACAGGTGGGTCAACAGCACGGCCAATCCCGACGCCATATCAGATTTCGCAAAGCTCTACGTCCTCGTGTCGCCCGGCCTCTCCGACCCAACGCTAGACCGGTTGAACAAGACGAAGATTGCCACGTTCATTGTGGGGGACTTGTCCACAGTTGACCTCTCCCAGTTCAAGGTGATAATACTCGGCCAGCCTCAAAAGCCGTTGACAGACGCCGAGCTCGCGGCTTTGAAGAAGTGGTTTGACGAAGGCGGAAAAGTGCTGTGGTGCGCCGCAGACAGCGACTATCCGGCGCAAGGCTCCGAAATGGCGCAAGAAGTGTGCAACGACGTGGCTGAGTACTTGGGTGCCCACATTAGATTGGACTACGTCTCAGTAGAAGATTCGAAGCACAACGCCGGCGCTGGGTATAGAGTGGTAGGTGTGATAGACCCGCCGCCGAACTTGGCGTTCCTCGGCTTCATGGCCCAGCGTGTCCTCTTCCACGGGCCGGGCGTAATAGCCGTGGTGCTCCCCAACGGCACCTGGGTCCCAGCCACAAGCCCAGTCGTGCCTAAGTACTATAACAACATAGCAGTAATTGCCAGAACTACTGAAAACGGCGTGATCGTTGAATCTAGGACATCCGCCGATGGCAAGGGGAGAGACGGCAAGGCCCACAAGGCCGGCGACAGGGGAGTCTTCGCCCTAATGGCTGTTGAGTTTATGCCAAGTGGAAGCGTCTTGATCCTGTCCGGCGAAACTCCCTACGGAGGCTATGAGCCAGGCGTGGCGCCCGTCTACTACGGCGTGCCGTTGGACGGGCCGAGATTCTTCAGAAACCTAATGCTCTGGGCCACCGGCAACTACAGAGAGCTCTCCACCTTCATAGCACAGACGCAGGCCACAGCCGCCATGTCCAACCAGCTGGCCACCCTCGCCGCTACCACTGGCAACTTGGCCAACGACGTAGCCGCGCTGAAGTCGACTGCAAACCAGCTCAACTCGCAGGTGGGACAGTTGTCGGGGCAGGTGGGCCAAGTCAGCTCACAGGTAAGCGCCCTCTCGTCGCAGATAAGCCAGCTCAACCAGAAGATTGACCAGCTCACTCAGCAGCTCAACGCCGCCGTGGCCGAGGCCAACAACGCCAAGACCGTGGCCTTCATAGGCACAGCGCTGGCGCTGATATTCGCAATAATCGCCGCAGTCCTCGCAGTACGCAGAGGCGGAGGGAGAGAGACGCGATGA
- a CDS encoding metallophosphoesterase family protein, whose translation MRSLLLLFLATALVFSASLVDPRWAVPAYVTPGGTFNATFDGPVMVKTAELAAPGVGPIRLEVVSTSGAVATLRVPPGTPVGLYDLVINGGEVYEPKAVWVGNVTGPLRIIQLTDVHVGVELDMASVYRLIHGVLVANSGPYDVIFFTGDLADVGGQVWHYALFVRYASMATKPVFAIPGNHDHAGDDPLVNYRRFVGPPVWYRVVGPYLIIGLDSGENGFLTDGQVKLYEEVLKRYPDKVKIVLVHHPPFYLQNGYVVETYRGPQDVDRLNRDPTGRRSYYIVYTSYLQNRPAYEKFLDLTIRYKVALVMAGHVHSGNSTIVINGTYFVTTRTLGGSIDTSHGFRTYVVYPDGRVEVSRETWTYKNFAVATWGSRAAQFYIDSEFVGGVVAVDLPGNYTGVRALQGDAKLLDAKVHPMGKYARYTIAVSGRPVWLAVGDYAPAPTIKVEKITPRSPTTGDLVTINFRAEDPAAGVPFIVVNGTRVLASYLEEQPVYIYRFKYSKPVQLSAAAPGGQPLTVQIGAPTATPSPTPTQTTPQATPTATTPAPTPTPQPTTTTTPQATPPSPIASTPTATQPTATVTSPTPTATSAPPPTLQPQPASFPVEAIALIVIAIVGAVVVAALARRR comes from the coding sequence ATGAGGAGCCTATTGCTCCTCTTCCTTGCAACGGCGCTTGTTTTTTCCGCCTCTCTTGTAGACCCCCGCTGGGCAGTCCCGGCCTACGTTACGCCTGGCGGCACGTTTAACGCGACCTTCGACGGGCCTGTTATGGTTAAGACGGCGGAGCTCGCGGCGCCGGGCGTCGGGCCCATAAGGCTTGAGGTAGTGTCCACCAGTGGCGCCGTGGCCACGCTGAGGGTGCCCCCCGGCACTCCCGTGGGCCTCTACGACCTCGTGATAAACGGCGGCGAGGTGTACGAGCCCAAGGCCGTGTGGGTGGGCAATGTCACTGGGCCGCTGAGGATTATCCAGCTCACCGACGTGCACGTCGGCGTGGAGTTGGACATGGCCTCTGTCTATAGGCTGATCCACGGCGTCTTAGTGGCAAACTCAGGCCCATACGACGTGATCTTCTTCACCGGGGACTTGGCAGACGTGGGCGGCCAAGTGTGGCACTACGCCCTCTTTGTCAGATATGCGTCAATGGCCACAAAGCCCGTCTTCGCCATACCCGGCAACCACGACCACGCCGGGGACGACCCCCTGGTGAACTACAGGAGGTTCGTAGGGCCGCCGGTGTGGTATAGAGTGGTGGGCCCATACCTCATAATAGGCCTGGACAGCGGGGAAAATGGCTTTTTGACTGACGGCCAAGTCAAGTTATACGAGGAGGTGTTGAAGAGGTACCCCGACAAGGTGAAGATCGTCCTTGTGCACCACCCGCCCTTCTACCTGCAGAACGGCTATGTGGTGGAGACGTATAGGGGGCCGCAAGACGTGGATAGACTTAACAGAGACCCCACGGGCAGGAGGTCGTATTATATCGTTTACACCAGCTACCTCCAGAACCGCCCCGCCTATGAGAAGTTCTTAGACTTGACCATTAGGTACAAGGTGGCGCTGGTGATGGCGGGCCACGTCCACAGCGGCAACTCTACGATCGTGATAAACGGCACGTACTTCGTCACAACCAGGACGCTGGGCGGGTCTATAGACACGTCACACGGCTTTAGGACCTACGTGGTGTACCCAGATGGAAGAGTGGAGGTGAGCAGGGAGACGTGGACGTACAAGAACTTCGCAGTGGCCACGTGGGGCTCTAGGGCCGCCCAGTTCTACATCGACAGCGAGTTTGTAGGCGGCGTGGTGGCGGTGGACCTCCCCGGCAACTACACTGGCGTGAGGGCTCTGCAGGGCGACGCCAAGTTGCTAGATGCGAAAGTGCACCCGATGGGGAAGTACGCCAGGTACACAATAGCCGTCTCTGGGAGGCCCGTCTGGCTTGCCGTGGGCGACTACGCCCCGGCGCCCACGATTAAGGTGGAGAAGATAACGCCGAGGAGCCCCACCACAGGCGACCTAGTGACGATCAACTTCAGGGCTGAGGACCCCGCCGCCGGCGTGCCCTTCATAGTAGTGAACGGCACCCGCGTCTTGGCGTCCTACCTAGAGGAGCAGCCGGTCTACATCTACAGGTTTAAGTACAGCAAGCCCGTCCAGCTCAGCGCGGCGGCCCCCGGGGGACAGCCGCTCACAGTGCAGATAGGGGCGCCCACAGCCACGCCAAGCCCAACGCCCACGCAGACAACTCCACAAGCCACGCCCACAGCCACGACCCCTGCCCCCACGCCGACGCCACAGCCCACGACGACAACAACGCCGCAGGCCACGCCGCCTTCTCCTATAGCTTCCACGCCGACGGCGACGCAGCCAACGGCCACTGTCACAAGCCCCACCCCTACGGCCACTTCCGCGCCTCCGCCGACTCTGCAACCTCAGCCAGCCAGCTTCCCAGTGGAGGCTATCGCGTTGATCGTTATTGCTATTGTCGGCGCAGTTGTCGTGGCGGCTTTGGCTAGGAGGAGGTAG
- a CDS encoding DUF504 domain-containing protein gives MRQLFNKLKWTGAKAYFSYVSRGAAGGEEVASIDDVVEVGSGGVTISTGSGERYIPYHRIVEVRLATGEVLLDRRKR, from the coding sequence ATGCGCCAGCTGTTTAACAAGCTCAAGTGGACGGGCGCCAAGGCCTACTTCTCCTATGTAAGCAGGGGGGCAGCGGGAGGCGAGGAGGTGGCCTCCATCGACGACGTGGTAGAGGTGGGGAGCGGAGGGGTTACCATCTCCACGGGCTCTGGGGAGAGGTACATCCCCTACCACCGCATAGTGGAAGTGCGGCTGGCCACTGGCGAGGTGCTCCTCGACAGGCGGAAGAGATAA
- a CDS encoding HEPN domain-containing protein, which translates to MEREFARWMRQARRNLESAELDLARGYYEWACFKAQQAAELAVKALLRARGVAKGGHSVLKLIEAAERELSLQAPGEVKEVAAELDHFYTPPRCPDVYDEGNPFEYFTESMAMRALEHARRVIKWVEAWSVVGSPGLF; encoded by the coding sequence GTGGAGAGGGAGTTTGCCAGGTGGATGCGTCAAGCGCGGAGGAACTTGGAGTCGGCTGAGCTAGATTTGGCTAGGGGGTACTACGAGTGGGCTTGTTTTAAGGCTCAACAAGCGGCAGAGCTCGCGGTAAAGGCCCTGCTGCGGGCGAGGGGCGTGGCAAAGGGCGGGCACTCTGTGCTAAAGCTCATTGAGGCGGCAGAGCGGGAGCTGTCTCTCCAAGCGCCGGGCGAGGTCAAAGAGGTGGCGGCGGAGCTAGACCACTTCTACACCCCGCCCCGGTGCCCTGACGTATACGACGAGGGCAACCCGTTTGAGTATTTCACAGAGTCCATGGCCATGAGGGCGTTGGAACACGCGAGGAGGGTCATAAAGTGGGTGGAGGCATGGAGTGTGGTAGGTAGTCCCGGGCTCTTCTAA
- a CDS encoding PaREP1 family protein, translated as MELAIERPLPKPTSADYASARLLEALVEARLALDFLRRGLTRNAAGKAFQAWKAVLAALLKLELERLKALAKAEEEKRWLEERAVARVPTTKMLSLSQLLKEVGYREVPAWTSLALDLHDYQYHGPDPDMALSKYRTREEAAYFIRSLVEVVAEYAERLKSRVAWTKEHEEAYKALVGEL; from the coding sequence ATGGAATTGGCAATAGAGAGGCCGCTTCCAAAGCCCACGTCTGCCGACTACGCCTCTGCCCGCCTTCTTGAGGCGCTTGTGGAGGCTAGGCTAGCTCTCGACTTCCTCAGACGCGGCCTTACTCGCAACGCGGCTGGAAAGGCCTTCCAGGCATGGAAGGCTGTGCTCGCCGCTTTGCTCAAGCTTGAGCTTGAGAGGCTCAAGGCCTTAGCCAAGGCCGAAGAGGAGAAGAGGTGGCTAGAGGAGAGGGCGGTGGCAAGAGTGCCCACCACGAAGATGCTGTCTCTCTCCCAGCTGTTGAAGGAGGTGGGGTATCGGGAAGTGCCTGCGTGGACGAGCTTGGCGCTGGACCTACACGACTATCAGTACCACGGGCCAGATCCGGATATGGCCCTTAGCAAATATCGCACGAGGGAGGAGGCGGCCTACTTCATTAGGAGCCTTGTAGAAGTGGTGGCTGAGTACGCCGAGAGGCTGAAGAGTCGCGTCGCGTGGACTAAGGAGCACGAGGAGGCCTACAAGGCGCTGGTGGGGGAACTGTAG
- a CDS encoding PaREP1 family protein, with protein MELAIERPLPKPTSADYASARLLEALVEAKLALEFLRRGLTRNAAGKAFQAWRAILAALLKLELDKLKAIAKTEEERRWLEERAVPSVPTTKMIPLSQMLKELGYQDVVFITSHALSIHGYQYHGPDPDMALSIYRTREEAALAIRELAKAVAQYAETLKNRVTWTEEHERAYAALVEEL; from the coding sequence ATGGAACTGGCAATTGAGCGCCCACTTCCAAAGCCCACGTCGGCTGACTACGCCTCAGCCCGTCTTCTTGAGGCGTTGGTGGAGGCCAAATTGGCATTGGAGTTCCTGCGCCGAGGTCTCACCCGCAATGCCGCGGGTAAAGCCTTCCAGGCGTGGAGAGCCATCTTAGCGGCGCTCCTAAAGCTAGAGCTGGACAAACTCAAGGCCATAGCCAAGACGGAAGAGGAGCGGCGCTGGCTAGAAGAAAGAGCAGTGCCCAGCGTCCCTACGACGAAGATGATACCCCTCTCGCAGATGTTGAAAGAGCTGGGCTACCAAGATGTCGTGTTTATAACGAGCCACGCCTTAAGCATCCACGGGTATCAATACCACGGGCCAGATCCAGACATGGCCCTCAGCATTTATCGTACGCGGGAAGAGGCTGCCTTAGCCATTAGGGAGTTGGCCAAGGCAGTGGCACAGTATGCAGAGACGTTGAAAAACCGCGTCACGTGGACAGAGGAACACGAGAGAGCCTACGCGGCACTAGTGGAAGAACTCTAG
- a CDS encoding PaREP1 family protein yields MELAIERPLPKPTSADYASASLLEALVETKLAIDFLKRRLTRNAAGKAFQAWKAVLTALLKLELERLKAVAKTEEERRWLEERAVPRVPTSRVVALSQMLREVGYEDVVGATFVALSLHDYQHHSPDSDMALSKFRSREEAAMEIATFLRTVVKYVEKLKGACG; encoded by the coding sequence ATGGAACTGGCAATAGAGAGGCCACTTCCAAAGCCCACATCTGCCGACTACGCCTCTGCCAGCCTACTCGAAGCGTTGGTAGAGACCAAGCTTGCTATCGACTTTCTCAAACGCAGGCTCACCCGTAATGCGGCGGGTAAGGCTTTTCAAGCGTGGAAGGCCGTACTCACCGCTCTTCTCAAGCTTGAGCTTGAGCGGTTGAAGGCCGTTGCAAAGACGGAGGAGGAGCGGCGCTGGCTAGAGGAGAGGGCTGTGCCGAGGGTGCCCACTAGCAGAGTGGTCGCACTCTCGCAGATGTTGAGAGAAGTTGGGTATGAGGACGTGGTTGGCGCTACCTTTGTGGCGCTGTCTCTACACGATTACCAGCACCACAGTCCCGACTCGGACATGGCGTTGAGCAAGTTTAGGTCTAGGGAGGAGGCGGCGATGGAAATTGCCACATTTCTCCGTACAGTGGTCAAATATGTCGAAAAGCTGAAGGGGGCCTGCGGCTAG